In Paraburkholderia phenazinium, the following are encoded in one genomic region:
- a CDS encoding muconate/chloromuconate family cycloisomerase, with translation MIATPVKIERVETILVDVPTIRPHRLSVATMHCQTLVLVRIRCADGVTGVGEGTTIGGLAYGEESPESIKVNIDTYFAPLLEGLDATRPGVAMAMLRSLFQGNRFAKSAVETALFDAQAQRLGVPLSELFGGRVRDSVDVAWTLASGDTQRDIDEAERVFEAKRHRVFKLKIGSRAVADDVAHVVAIQRALEGRGEVRVDVNQAWSEAEAIWAARRFADAGVTLIEQPIAAENRAGLKRLTDLALVPIMADEALHGPADAFALASARAADVFAVKIAQSGGLAGAAQVAAIASAANLDLYGGTMLEGAVGTIASAQLFSTFGELKWGTELFGPLLLTEEILTEPLRYENFALQLPQGPGLGITLDWSKIERLRRDSHQGASIVTR, from the coding sequence ATGATAGCAACACCCGTGAAGATCGAGCGTGTGGAGACGATCCTGGTCGACGTACCGACGATCCGTCCGCATCGGCTTTCGGTCGCCACCATGCATTGCCAGACGCTCGTGCTGGTGCGCATTCGCTGCGCCGACGGCGTGACCGGCGTGGGCGAGGGCACCACCATTGGCGGCCTCGCGTACGGCGAAGAAAGCCCGGAAAGTATCAAGGTCAACATCGACACCTACTTCGCGCCCTTGCTCGAAGGGCTCGACGCGACCCGCCCGGGCGTCGCCATGGCGATGCTGCGGTCGCTGTTTCAGGGCAACCGTTTCGCCAAATCCGCCGTCGAAACGGCCTTGTTCGACGCTCAGGCGCAGCGTCTCGGCGTGCCGCTGTCCGAGTTGTTTGGCGGCCGCGTGCGCGATTCCGTGGATGTGGCGTGGACCCTCGCGAGCGGCGACACGCAGCGCGATATCGACGAGGCCGAGCGCGTATTCGAAGCGAAACGTCATCGCGTGTTCAAGCTGAAGATCGGCTCGCGCGCTGTTGCCGACGATGTCGCGCACGTCGTCGCAATCCAGCGGGCGCTGGAAGGTCGCGGCGAAGTGCGGGTTGACGTGAATCAGGCCTGGAGCGAAGCGGAAGCGATCTGGGCCGCGCGGCGCTTCGCCGATGCAGGCGTCACGCTGATCGAACAGCCGATTGCAGCGGAGAATCGCGCGGGACTGAAGCGCCTGACGGACCTGGCTCTGGTGCCGATCATGGCCGACGAGGCGCTGCATGGTCCGGCCGACGCCTTTGCTCTCGCCAGTGCGCGGGCGGCCGATGTGTTCGCGGTGAAGATCGCCCAGTCGGGTGGCCTTGCCGGCGCCGCGCAGGTGGCGGCGATCGCTTCGGCGGCGAACCTCGACCTGTACGGCGGCACGATGCTCGAAGGCGCGGTGGGTACGATTGCTTCGGCGCAACTCTTCAGCACCTTCGGCGAACTGAAGTGGGGCACGGAACTGTTCGGCCCGTTGCTGCTGACCGAAGAGATTCTCACCGAACCGCTGCGCTACGAGAATTTTGCCTTGCAGCTTCCGCAGGGCCCGGGTCTTGGCATCACGCTGGACTGGAGCAAGATCGAGCGTCTGC
- a CDS encoding porin, producing MKKLLVALVGISFFSAGARAQSSVTIYGIIDDGLTWSSNQGGKSALQMQSSISQGNRWGLKGVEDLGGGTTTIFRLENGFNVNTGAFSQGGREFGRLAYVGLSNNRYGTVTLGRQGEEVGDYIGALSANGVLPGGILFPHPGDLDNNGIDFHLNNAVKYVSPTIAGLTGVATYSFGGVAGEFAQDSAKSFALQYVNGSLQLVGAYTSIDHPATAVTEGVWTSTNTVDGNYGLAASSYKVLGLAAAYTFGAAKISADWTHTQFGGLDPTLGAKIDGHVTFNIGEVVASYMVTPALQLGAAYSYTEGSVSATGQEPRYHEVDASADYLLSKTTDVYASATYMHAAGGAVADLAPVLEPSSSPNQVALRIGIRKRF from the coding sequence GTGAAGAAGCTGCTCGTCGCTTTGGTTGGAATCTCGTTCTTTAGCGCTGGGGCCCGGGCTCAGAGCAGCGTGACGATCTACGGCATCATCGACGATGGGTTGACCTGGTCCAGCAATCAGGGCGGCAAAAGTGCGTTGCAGATGCAAAGCAGCATTTCGCAGGGCAATCGCTGGGGGCTGAAGGGCGTGGAGGATCTTGGCGGCGGTACGACGACGATCTTCCGCCTCGAAAACGGCTTCAACGTCAATACGGGTGCGTTCAGCCAGGGCGGCCGGGAGTTCGGCCGGCTGGCCTATGTGGGCCTGTCCAACAACCGCTATGGCACGGTCACCCTGGGGCGGCAGGGCGAAGAAGTGGGCGACTATATCGGCGCGCTATCGGCGAATGGCGTCTTGCCTGGCGGCATCCTGTTTCCGCACCCCGGCGACCTGGACAACAACGGCATCGACTTTCACCTCAACAACGCGGTCAAGTACGTGTCCCCGACCATCGCGGGCCTGACGGGAGTCGCCACTTATAGCTTCGGTGGCGTGGCGGGTGAGTTTGCTCAGGACAGCGCGAAATCCTTTGCGCTTCAATACGTGAACGGCAGCCTGCAACTGGTGGGCGCCTATACCTCGATCGACCATCCGGCTACCGCCGTCACGGAAGGCGTGTGGACGTCCACCAATACCGTCGACGGCAACTATGGTCTCGCTGCCAGCAGCTACAAGGTGCTGGGTCTCGCCGCGGCGTACACGTTCGGTGCGGCAAAGATCAGCGCCGACTGGACGCATACGCAGTTCGGCGGACTCGACCCTACGCTGGGCGCGAAGATCGACGGACACGTGACGTTCAATATCGGCGAGGTCGTGGCCAGTTACATGGTGACGCCGGCGCTGCAACTGGGCGCCGCGTACAGCTATACCGAAGGGAGTGTCTCGGCGACCGGGCAGGAACCGCGGTACCACGAGGTCGATGCAAGCGCCGACTACCTGCTTTCCAAGACCACCGACGTCTATGCATCCGCAACCTACATGCACGCCGCAGGCGGTGCTGTCGCCGATCTCGCGCCGGTGCTCGAACCCTCGAGTTCGCCGAATCAGGTGGCGCTGCGCATTGGTATCCGCAAGCGCTTCTAG
- a CDS encoding LysR family transcriptional regulator, with amino-acid sequence MELRQLRYFIAVAEEMNITRAADRLHMTQPPLSRQIQQIEERVGLALFERGSRPLRLTEAGRIFYTQAKRLIGEADELAPLTRRLAQLAERIVIGFVPSTLYGALPAVIRAFREAAPQIELSLIEMFTIEQLGALKGGRIDVGFGRLRFDDAQLAREVLVEEKMIAALPQDHPLARQKKPLTLAALAQETLIIYPSTPRPSYADQQLSAMHDHALEPKAIHEVRELQTALGLVAAQVGVCLVPESVEGLRAHGVVYRAIPAANAVSPIIMSRRLQDESPATTLMCSLARELFRGG; translated from the coding sequence ATGGAACTTCGCCAACTCCGCTACTTCATCGCCGTCGCGGAAGAGATGAACATCACGCGCGCCGCCGATCGCCTGCATATGACCCAGCCGCCGCTCAGCCGGCAGATCCAGCAGATCGAGGAACGCGTCGGGCTCGCGCTGTTCGAGCGCGGCTCGCGGCCGTTGCGGCTGACCGAAGCGGGCCGCATCTTCTACACGCAGGCGAAGCGCCTGATCGGCGAGGCCGACGAACTCGCGCCACTCACGCGGCGCTTGGCGCAACTGGCCGAGCGGATTGTGATCGGCTTCGTGCCGTCGACGCTGTATGGCGCGCTGCCCGCCGTCATTCGCGCATTTCGCGAAGCAGCGCCGCAGATCGAACTGTCGCTGATCGAAATGTTCACCATCGAACAGTTAGGGGCGCTTAAAGGCGGACGTATCGATGTGGGCTTCGGGCGTCTGCGTTTCGATGACGCGCAACTGGCGCGTGAGGTGCTCGTCGAAGAAAAGATGATTGCCGCGCTGCCGCAAGATCATCCGTTAGCGCGGCAGAAGAAGCCGCTGACGCTGGCTGCGCTCGCGCAGGAAACCTTGATCATTTATCCAAGCACGCCGCGGCCGAGCTATGCCGACCAGCAACTCTCGGCAATGCACGATCATGCGCTGGAGCCGAAGGCGATTCATGAAGTGCGGGAATTGCAGACCGCGTTGGGGCTCGTCGCGGCGCAAGTGGGAGTGTGTCTGGTGCCGGAGAGTGTGGAGGGGCTGCGGGCGCATGGGGTGGTGTATCGGGCGATTCCGGCGGCGAATGCGGTGTCGCCCATTATCATGAGCCGGCGCTTGCAGGACGAGTCGCCGGCTACGACGTTGATGTGTTCGTTGGCGCGCGAACTGTTCCGGGGTGGCTGA